One Solibacillus sp. R5-41 DNA segment encodes these proteins:
- a CDS encoding ABC transporter substrate-binding protein, which produces MAKQIPSFSSLLFHLSQIDYITFYKRLNFQEVTAQQYTLIIVSGNGNGTFSIDDKPYLVTQYKSFLLNPGSVLELLDMKDESLSFYKISFNIIQIKEHIPVMYRENICLDQVDFPIYSSSRFHRLAEELNNLQGQEGIQIHFQLQKLFNELICMLFEHKQHIEDPLDVSKTVEQTIEYMHQHYQQQLTINELARNANVAPWQYSAIFQTITGQKPIDYLTRLRIEHAKDLLQRTNDPLRNIALKVGFNDEYYFNRRFKQVEGIPPKQFARIRKQKVIVKDWTGHEVEIPSFPRRIIYHGEAFGDLLVFDVQPIGGYKEDIDNSFFKNHVPYVKDVAFPIDIDKSTKLNPDLIIFTNSDEQQYKEICKIAPTVTHNSWGTLNERILILGKMLGKEKEAENWLDDFNKKENMMWQRLQTTIKNGETASVFIFDHGARLFVMGVTGLPTSLYHPLGFQPGELIQKIIDDKKGYEEITVDTLRDYAGDRIFMLLSENPESKLATEVLMKSTLWSNLPAVRNGYVYLVDATKWNSNDAFTREKLLGALPRLLTTKRK; this is translated from the coding sequence ATGGCCAAACAAATTCCCTCTTTTTCATCGTTACTTTTTCATTTATCTCAAATCGACTATATAACTTTCTACAAACGTTTGAACTTTCAAGAAGTAACTGCTCAACAGTATACTTTAATCATTGTTAGTGGTAACGGGAATGGAACATTTTCTATTGATGACAAGCCTTATCTTGTAACACAATACAAAAGTTTTTTACTTAATCCTGGATCCGTTTTGGAACTATTGGATATGAAAGATGAGAGTTTGTCTTTCTATAAAATTTCATTTAATATTATTCAGATAAAAGAACATATACCTGTTATGTATCGCGAAAATATCTGTTTAGATCAGGTAGATTTCCCTATCTATTCATCTTCCCGTTTCCACCGACTTGCTGAAGAATTAAATAATTTACAGGGTCAGGAAGGCATTCAAATTCATTTTCAACTGCAAAAATTATTCAATGAGTTGATTTGTATGTTGTTTGAACATAAACAGCATATAGAAGATCCCTTAGACGTCTCGAAGACAGTTGAACAAACGATTGAATATATGCATCAACATTATCAACAGCAACTAACAATTAACGAACTAGCTAGAAATGCCAATGTTGCACCGTGGCAATATAGCGCTATTTTCCAAACGATAACGGGACAAAAGCCAATTGATTATTTAACAAGATTACGAATAGAGCATGCGAAAGATCTACTGCAACGAACAAACGACCCTTTGAGAAATATTGCCTTAAAGGTTGGATTTAATGATGAATATTATTTTAATCGCCGTTTTAAACAAGTTGAGGGCATACCTCCTAAACAGTTTGCTCGTATTAGAAAACAAAAGGTTATTGTAAAAGATTGGACTGGTCATGAAGTGGAAATTCCTTCCTTCCCTAGGAGAATTATTTACCATGGGGAAGCATTTGGCGATTTATTAGTTTTTGATGTGCAGCCAATTGGTGGATACAAAGAAGATATTGATAATAGTTTTTTTAAGAATCATGTTCCATATGTAAAAGACGTGGCCTTCCCAATTGACATAGATAAATCTACTAAACTAAACCCCGATTTAATAATCTTTACAAATTCTGATGAACAACAATATAAAGAAATCTGTAAAATTGCTCCAACGGTTACACATAACTCATGGGGAACGTTAAACGAACGTATTTTAATTTTAGGCAAAATGCTAGGAAAAGAAAAAGAAGCAGAAAATTGGCTTGATGATTTCAATAAGAAAGAAAACATGATGTGGCAAAGGCTTCAAACCACAATAAAAAATGGAGAAACTGCATCCGTTTTTATATTTGATCATGGTGCTCGCTTATTTGTTATGGGAGTTACTGGTTTACCTACTTCCCTTTATCATCCACTTGGATTCCAACCAGGAGAATTGATTCAAAAAATAATAGATGATAAAAAAGGCTACGAGGAAATAACTGTAGATACTTTACGTGACTATGCCGGGGATCGGATATTTATGCTACTTTCTGAAAATCCTGAATCTAAATTGGCTACTGAAGTACTGATGAAAAGTACTTTGTGGTCCAATCTGCCCGCTGTAAGAAATGGATATGTATATCTAGTCGATGCAACGAAATGGAATTCTAATGATGCCTTTACAAGAGAAAAATTACTTGGAGCATTACCACGATTACTCACTACTAAACGCAAATAA
- a CDS encoding NAD(P)/FAD-dependent oxidoreductase, which yields MMEELELYDVTIIGGGPAGMYTAFYSGMRDLKTKIIECGPKLGGRMLIYPEKMIWDVGGVTPIKGEQLISQLEEQAKTFDATIVLNQQVVGLERLEDETFILTTASGEKHYSKTVILAVGYGVLTMQKLEIEGADRYEVTNLHYTVQELEVFRDKHILISGGGNSAVDWANELERIAASVIVVHRRDEFGGHEKNVLKMRESSVDVRTPYEVVQLHGTGDSINHVSISHIETGEVEKITVDAVIVNHGLKCDYGPLVEWGLEMKNDVAVVNNKRETNIPGIYGAGDFIDHESKVRLIAGAFTDGVLALNSAKLYIEPDAPKVAYVSSHNIRFKEKNKKFGLDDNNYREVRG from the coding sequence ATAATGGAAGAATTAGAATTATACGATGTAACCATTATTGGTGGTGGCCCAGCAGGTATGTATACTGCTTTTTATAGTGGAATGCGTGATTTAAAAACGAAAATTATTGAATGTGGACCAAAGCTAGGAGGAAGAATGCTCATTTATCCAGAAAAAATGATTTGGGATGTTGGTGGGGTAACCCCGATTAAAGGGGAACAATTAATCTCTCAGCTTGAAGAACAAGCAAAAACTTTCGATGCAACTATTGTATTAAATCAACAAGTCGTAGGATTGGAAAGATTAGAGGACGAAACATTTATTTTGACTACAGCTTCTGGAGAAAAGCATTATTCCAAGACTGTTATTTTAGCAGTAGGTTATGGCGTTTTAACTATGCAAAAGCTAGAAATCGAGGGTGCAGACCGTTATGAAGTTACAAACTTACATTATACAGTACAAGAACTTGAAGTATTTCGTGACAAACACATATTGATCTCTGGTGGAGGAAACTCAGCAGTAGACTGGGCAAATGAACTTGAACGGATAGCTGCAAGTGTAATAGTCGTTCACCGACGTGATGAATTTGGTGGACATGAGAAGAATGTTCTTAAAATGAGAGAGTCTTCAGTAGATGTACGTACTCCTTATGAAGTAGTCCAGTTACATGGGACTGGGGATTCCATAAACCATGTGTCTATTTCTCACATTGAGACAGGTGAAGTTGAGAAAATCACAGTGGACGCAGTCATCGTTAATCATGGTCTGAAATGTGATTATGGTCCTTTAGTTGAATGGGGTTTGGAAATGAAAAATGATGTAGCCGTTGTGAATAACAAACGAGAAACTAACATACCTGGTATTTATGGTGCAGGAGATTTCATCGACCATGAAAGCAAGGTAAGGTTGATCGCTGGTGCATTTACAGATGGAGTTCTTGCTCTCAATAGTGCAAAGTTATATATTGAACCAGATGCACCGAAAGTTGCGTATGTATCCTCACATAATATCCGGTTCAAAGAAAAGAATAAAAAATTTGGTTTGGATGACAACAACTATAGAGAAGTAAGAGGTTAA